In Candidatus Sedimenticola sp. (ex Thyasira tokunagai), the following proteins share a genomic window:
- a CDS encoding DegT/DnrJ/EryC1/StrS family aminotransferase: MATWLAVSRTGATPVAVDVRADSGSIDERLIEQAVTEKTKAIIVVHLYGFIPDMQAISAIAQQCGLYLIEDAAQSHGALYRGQRAGSLGTIAAFSFYPTKNLGALGDGGMVTTNDDKLVEKIYVLRDYGRSSRSEHIERGVNSRLDPLQANILRRKLHHLDHTNSRRKEIAGRYHQALEVLQHPGIRPLIGIGKNSVWHHFVVIAENRQAFIEKMSAAGIGTDIHYPVPPFRQPCYAKEFSRLDGWPVADGLAAKVVSLPIGDYLDDEEVGYICQRLKECKDI, from the coding sequence ATTGCCACCTGGCTTGCCGTTTCCAGAACAGGAGCAACACCGGTTGCAGTTGATGTCCGTGCTGATAGCGGGAGTATTGATGAGAGGCTGATTGAGCAGGCTGTTACAGAAAAAACGAAAGCGATCATCGTTGTCCACCTCTATGGCTTTATCCCTGACATGCAGGCCATTTCCGCCATTGCACAGCAGTGTGGACTGTATCTGATCGAAGATGCAGCCCAAAGTCATGGCGCTCTTTACAGGGGGCAACGGGCAGGCTCTCTGGGCACAATAGCGGCATTTAGTTTCTATCCCACCAAAAACCTGGGCGCGTTGGGTGATGGGGGGATGGTTACAACCAATGACGACAAACTTGTCGAGAAGATATATGTACTGCGTGATTATGGTCGCAGCAGTAGAAGTGAACATATAGAGCGGGGGGTGAACTCAAGGCTAGATCCGCTGCAGGCAAACATACTGCGTAGAAAATTACACCATCTCGATCACACCAACTCACGCCGGAAAGAGATTGCCGGGCGCTATCATCAAGCTTTAGAGGTGCTGCAACATCCTGGAATTCGCCCTTTAATTGGTATTGGGAAAAACTCAGTCTGGCATCACTTTGTAGTGATAGCGGAGAACAGGCAGGCATTTATAGAGAAGATGTCGGCAGCGGGAATCGGGACGGATATCCACTATCCTGTGCCGCCTTTTCGCCAGCCCTGTTATGCCAAAGAATTTTCTCGGCTAGATGGTTGGCCGGTCGCAGACGGTTTGGCGGCAAAGGTGGTCAGTCTGCCTATCGGTGACTATCTTGATGATGAGGAAGTAGGCTATATCTGTCAGCGGTTGAAGGAGTGCAAGGATATCTGA
- a CDS encoding IS1595 family transposase, with translation MPKNTIQFQKGLGLHEFLEKYGTDTQCSQALHRLRWPSGYVCPECGNATCCELKSRKIYQCHKCHHQTSLTAGTIFHGTKLPLKKWFLAIYLLTQRKKSTSALQLSREIGVNYNTAWKLKHKLMQVMMERQGKKKLTGRIEMDDAYIGGEKPGKRGRGSRNKIPFVAAVETTQDGRPLKIHLRRVRGFRSAEIARYAKSSLVSGSIVFSDGLCCFRAVTDADCDHVAIVTGGGRKSAQSSTFKWVNTMLGNVKNSLQGTFHAIRKKHVPRYLAEFEYRFNRRFNLPEMIERLLFVALRTPPMPYRFLRMAEVYG, from the coding sequence ATGCCAAAAAATACTATCCAGTTTCAAAAAGGGCTTGGTTTGCACGAATTTCTGGAAAAATATGGCACCGATACTCAATGCAGCCAAGCGTTGCATCGACTTCGCTGGCCAAGTGGATATGTTTGCCCAGAGTGCGGTAACGCAACGTGCTGCGAACTCAAAAGCCGCAAGATATACCAGTGCCATAAATGTCATCATCAGACATCGCTTACTGCGGGTACCATTTTTCATGGCACAAAGTTGCCTTTGAAGAAATGGTTTCTGGCCATCTATTTGCTGACCCAGCGTAAAAAGAGCACCTCTGCCTTGCAACTGTCTCGTGAGATTGGAGTGAACTACAACACTGCGTGGAAGCTCAAGCACAAACTGATGCAGGTAATGATGGAACGCCAGGGTAAGAAAAAGCTGACTGGCCGCATTGAAATGGATGATGCCTATATTGGCGGTGAGAAGCCTGGTAAGCGTGGACGAGGCTCCCGCAACAAAATCCCTTTCGTAGCCGCCGTTGAGACGACGCAGGACGGCAGGCCTTTGAAAATTCATCTGCGTCGTGTGCGTGGTTTTCGGAGTGCAGAAATTGCTCGATATGCCAAGTCCAGTCTGGTTTCTGGTAGCATTGTATTCTCTGATGGTCTCTGCTGCTTCAGAGCTGTCACTGATGCTGATTGCGATCATGTGGCCATTGTGACTGGTGGCGGTCGAAAAAGCGCACAGAGCTCCACCTTCAAGTGGGTGAACACCATGCTTGGCAACGTCAAGAATTCTTTGCAGGGAACTTTTCATGCTATACGAAAAAAACATGTACCTCGTTATCTTGCCGAATTCGAATATCGGTTTAATCGTCGCTTCAATCTTCCAGAAATGATTGAGCGATTGCTCTTTGTTGCGTTGCGTACACCACCGATGCCTTATCGCTTCTTGAGAATGGCTGAGGTTTATGGGTAA
- a CDS encoding DegT/DnrJ/EryC1/StrS family aminotransferase: MMKIPFLDLKRQLKGALRKEIDGAIAEVLDSGSLVGGRYLQAFEQEFASYCGTLHAAGTGNGMDALYLALLALEIGSGDEVIVPAHTFT; the protein is encoded by the coding sequence ATGATGAAGATTCCCTTCCTCGATCTTAAGCGCCAACTAAAGGGGGCTCTCCGTAAAGAGATAGACGGTGCGATTGCTGAGGTGCTTGATTCAGGAAGCTTGGTCGGCGGTAGATATCTGCAAGCATTCGAACAGGAGTTTGCAAGCTACTGTGGCACCCTCCATGCCGCCGGAACCGGTAATGGCATGGATGCTCTCTACCTTGCCCTCTTGGCACTGGAGATTGGCTCGGGTGATGAAGTTATTGTTCCCGCACATACATTTACCTGA
- a CDS encoding FdtA/QdtA family cupin domain-containing protein, with amino-acid sequence MKTNPNKCSPQNMDLHAIDESHFVDIPIYSDPRGILSVIKDGEEVFPFDFDRLFIITDVPVGAVRAEHAPRRTHELLCACNGAFQLSLDDGKNRKRVAVNDPGRAFYLPSGIWRSLERFEPGTICVVLANGRYDKNESISDYNEYRRLVTGL; translated from the coding sequence ATGAAAACCAATCCAAATAAGTGCTCCCCCCAAAATATGGATCTACACGCTATTGATGAGAGCCATTTTGTCGATATCCCTATTTATTCCGATCCCCGTGGAATACTAAGCGTTATCAAGGATGGTGAAGAGGTATTTCCCTTTGATTTTGATCGTCTATTCATTATTACTGACGTTCCGGTAGGTGCTGTTAGGGCTGAGCATGCGCCCAGAAGAACCCACGAGCTGCTATGTGCATGCAATGGTGCTTTTCAGCTGAGCCTGGATGATGGAAAAAACCGTAAAAGGGTGGCCGTCAATGATCCGGGGCGAGCTTTTTATCTGCCCAGTGGTATCTGGCGTAGTTTGGAACGTTTTGAACCTGGTACCATTTGTGTGGTTTTAGCCAATGGTCGCTACGATAAGAACGAAAGCATCAGTGACTACAATGAGTACCGCCGCCTGGTTACAGGTCTCTGA
- a CDS encoding glycosyltransferase family 61 protein, producing MLNEEQLIEHLEHLGFEIICPELLPHKEQVALFSAAKVVVATTGAALTNLLFCQPECNVIEIRPETYDYPLFLGLCKQMSLNHYHFSGSTTTGKDMFSVDIEKLCELVRQVSTY from the coding sequence ATGCTGAATGAAGAGCAGCTCATTGAGCATTTGGAGCATTTGGGCTTTGAAATAATCTGTCCGGAATTGTTGCCACACAAGGAACAGGTCGCCCTGTTTTCTGCAGCCAAGGTGGTGGTAGCGACGACGGGAGCAGCGCTGACAAATCTGCTGTTTTGTCAACCAGAATGCAATGTCATTGAGATTAGACCAGAGACCTATGATTACCCACTTTTCCTTGGACTATGTAAGCAGATGAGCCTGAATCATTACCATTTTAGCGGCTCAACCACTACAGGCAAGGATATGTTCAGCGTTGATATAGAGAAACTTTGTGAACTGGTCAGGCAGGTCAGTACATACTGA